The window CACCACCAACTTCACAACCCTCAACTCCACAACCTTCACAGACTCAAGTAAAGTCATCACAACCTACTAGCCAACCTACATCTTCTGCCAAACCTTCACAAACTAGTAATCTTCAACAGCAAGCTGTACAAGAAATTGATAATGCAATAAAAAACGTCGTATCTATACTGGAGTCATTGTTTAGCAAACTCTAGATCTTGTCATATTAGATCTAATGATGTGGAACAGTATTTTTTCATCCACGCATGACTTGGCATATATGGTATAAATTATTGTACAATTTCTTGTTGGTATTAGATGCTCAACAACTTTAGAGAAGGTCTAAAACCTGCCTTGCAAAATATTGGTAAAGTATTTGCTGCCACTGGACTTTCTGCAAACTTTTGGACTGGGATAGGACTAGGATTTGCATTTGCATCTGCTATTGTCTATGCACTCCACTTGGAATATTCATTTATCCTTGGAGGTGTCTTGTTGTTAGTATCTGGTTTCTTTGATATTGTTGATGGCCAAGTTGCAAGAATAACTGGCAAAACGTCAAAAAAAGGTGCATTTCTTGATTCCGTGTTTGATAAAATTGCAGAGGTTGCAATATTTCTTGGAATACTGATTGGCGGATACTCTCAAGGATATCTTGTACTTTTGGCAATTGGGTTGTCGTTGCTTGTGAGTTATACTCGTGCAAGGGCTGAATCTCTTGGTGTCCAGCTGCAGGGAATTGGAATTGGAGAAAGAGCAGAGAGATTGTTGGTTATTGCAATAATTGGAATGATTGGTTTTCTAAATTATGCAGTGATTATTGTGGCAATCATTGCTGGAATAACTTTTGTACAAAGAGTAATTGCTACTTCAAAGGGAATAAAGGAATAATATTTTTTTCAGATATATTTTCTGAGAACCTATCTGAGTCTGCCTGTTTGTCGTCTTGAATCTGCAGATCTAATCTTTAGAATTCCAAAGTGAATTGCACATGAAATACAATACCACTTGAGTACTGTAGGTGCTGCAATGTATGCCCCTTGTGCTCTAAGTTCTTTTGCAAGTGTATGTTCTACAAGGTTTAATCTTGATGTTACCTTCTTTGCCTTGTCTCTTGGGACTGTTGCACCACAGTTTGTACACTGGATACGATCTGAAGAACCCTTTCCTCCCTTCTTACGTCCTCTACTTGCACGCTTTAGTGGCATAAGTTATCTGTATAGAGCCTCTTTATAACGATATTTGACGGAGCCTTTTTGGCAATATTTGGACTGTATTTTGCAGAAAAATCTCAAAACGCAATGCTGCCTTGATATTGTAATATCCTTGAAACAGATCTGTACAAGATATCTGTCAAAATTTAAATTTCGTTTGTAATGTGGGGTAAAATATGCGTGGTCTTTGCCATGTCTGTCTTTCCTCCAATGTGGAAATTGTAATTGACAAGGGCAGGATAATCTGCCGGTCTTGTCTGCAGAGCCAGAAAAAGAACTAAATGGAAAGGTTCTATCACCAAATCAAATGAAGATTGCAATATTTTCACATTGTACTATTGATGAAA of the Candidatus Nitrosotalea sinensis genome contains:
- a CDS encoding 30S ribosomal protein S26e, which gives rise to MPLKRASRGRKKGGKGSSDRIQCTNCGATVPRDKAKKVTSRLNLVEHTLAKELRAQGAYIAAPTVLKWYCISCAIHFGILKIRSADSRRQTGRLR
- a CDS encoding CDP-alcohol phosphatidyltransferase family protein — its product is MLNNFREGLKPALQNIGKVFAATGLSANFWTGIGLGFAFASAIVYALHLEYSFILGGVLLLVSGFFDIVDGQVARITGKTSKKGAFLDSVFDKIAEVAIFLGILIGGYSQGYLVLLAIGLSLLVSYTRARAESLGVQLQGIGIGERAERLLVIAIIGMIGFLNYAVIIVAIIAGITFVQRVIATSKGIKE